One part of the Streptomyces lienomycini genome encodes these proteins:
- a CDS encoding FtsK/SpoIIIE domain-containing protein has translation MTWLTVALVLIAAAAGLLRWRRPAWYWMTFGVTLAALRVLVRYGSVMDACGLTVPAPRWRLTLARMTNRPIPGPRAPRILRLRVTRTGLVLRLKLRPGQDAFDVAASCDRLRHSFALYGVTSREVRSGVVELRMTGYDVLKRVQMPARVDTRPMRVPVALREDGAVHYRDYRTVPHGLTLGATESGKSVYQRTLVAALAPQRVALVGIDCKQGVELFPLARRFSALADNPDTAAELLAALVSHMQDVYQLIRAEQRITADVPDADIAADIWDLPEDLRPVPIVVMVDEVAELALFATKEDEKRRDRIITALARLAQLGRAAGIYLEICGQRFGSELGKGITMLRAQLTGRTAHRVNDESSANMAFGDIAPDAVLAAIQIPTDTPGVAVTGDSSGGWARIRAPHTSLRQAVNVCNRHADLTPDLPALAPFRPALGNLAPVPAPAVESAPAAA, from the coding sequence ATGACGTGGCTGACCGTCGCCCTGGTGCTGATCGCTGCTGCTGCGGGGCTCCTGCGGTGGCGGCGCCCCGCCTGGTACTGGATGACCTTCGGGGTCACCCTCGCCGCGCTGCGGGTCCTGGTCCGCTACGGCTCGGTCATGGACGCCTGCGGGCTCACGGTCCCGGCCCCGCGCTGGCGCCTGACCCTGGCCCGGATGACCAACCGGCCGATCCCCGGCCCCCGCGCCCCGCGCATCCTGCGGCTACGGGTCACCCGTACCGGCCTGGTCCTGCGGCTCAAGCTCCGGCCCGGTCAGGACGCCTTCGACGTGGCGGCCTCGTGTGACCGGCTGCGGCACTCCTTCGCCCTCTACGGCGTCACCTCGCGTGAGGTGCGCTCGGGTGTGGTCGAGCTGCGGATGACCGGTTACGACGTGCTCAAACGGGTGCAGATGCCCGCCCGTGTCGACACCCGGCCGATGCGGGTCCCGGTCGCCCTGCGCGAGGACGGAGCCGTGCACTACCGCGACTACCGCACGGTCCCGCACGGGCTCACCCTCGGCGCCACGGAGTCCGGCAAGTCGGTCTATCAGCGCACCCTCGTCGCCGCGCTCGCGCCGCAACGGGTCGCCCTGGTCGGCATCGACTGCAAGCAAGGTGTCGAGCTGTTCCCGCTGGCCCGCCGGTTCTCCGCGCTCGCAGACAACCCCGACACCGCCGCCGAACTCCTCGCCGCCCTCGTGTCCCACATGCAGGACGTGTATCAGCTCATCCGCGCTGAGCAGCGGATCACCGCGGACGTGCCGGATGCCGACATCGCCGCTGACATCTGGGACCTGCCTGAAGACCTGCGCCCGGTGCCGATCGTGGTCATGGTCGATGAGGTCGCCGAACTTGCCCTCTTCGCAACGAAGGAGGACGAGAAGCGCCGGGACCGGATCATCACCGCGCTGGCCCGGCTGGCTCAGCTCGGCCGCGCTGCCGGCATCTATCTGGAGATCTGTGGGCAGCGCTTCGGCTCGGAACTCGGCAAGGGCATCACGATGCTTCGTGCCCAGCTCACCGGCCGGACCGCACACCGGGTCAACGACGAATCGTCGGCGAACATGGCCTTCGGCGACATCGCCCCGGATGCTGTGCTGGCCGCGATCCAGATCCCCACCGACACGCCCGGCGTCGCCGTCACCGGCGATTCGTCCGGCGGCTGGGCCCGCATCCGCGCCCCGCACACCTCGCTGCGGCAGGCCGTGAACGTGTGCAACCGGCACGCCGACCTGACCCCGGACCTTCCCGCGCTCGCCCCGTTCCGGCCCGCCCTCGGCAACCTCGCCCCGGTCCCGGCCCCGGCTGTCGAGTCGGCCCCGGCCGCCGCCTGA
- a CDS encoding SCO3933 family regulatory protein, whose translation MRQIPVDTSTATVMVAQSPQPKVKDRRTGERAMDAETGAALSTVDVMFAANGDVEILSVTVPETGISGDLMMGTPVALTGLIARPWENEFNGQKRHGIAFRAVAVTSLAAGASSSKAA comes from the coding sequence ATGCGTCAGATTCCCGTCGACACGTCCACCGCCACCGTGATGGTGGCCCAGTCCCCGCAGCCGAAGGTGAAGGACCGCCGTACCGGCGAGCGGGCGATGGACGCCGAGACCGGCGCCGCGCTGTCGACCGTGGACGTGATGTTCGCGGCCAACGGTGACGTCGAGATCCTGTCCGTGACCGTCCCGGAGACCGGCATCTCCGGTGACCTGATGATGGGCACCCCGGTCGCGCTCACCGGTCTGATCGCCCGGCCGTGGGAGAACGAGTTCAACGGCCAGAAGCGCCACGGCATCGCCTTCCGCGCGGTCGCCGTGACCTCCCTCGCCGCGGGTGCCTCGTCCTCGAAGGCGGCCTGA
- a CDS encoding helix-turn-helix domain-containing protein, protein MLTVASTASLRVYVSEWENGRRPISARYAKILRALLGVTDDELTGRTEESSVVPTADGYDELMGRIDAARSVSLTMVDTFMDQTELLRTMDRQLGAASLVDQMSAHLSTLEDALTFAVLPETRRPVARALAGAATLAAWQALDVGAVERAWRNYELGKRAAQEAEEPMYLAHATAEQAYVLCDAGRPSMAVELIRDAQRLGGKAMSPRLTAWLYAAEAEICARAGLHDECRQALEKAARHLPPGEEVRDPDMLSIFLNAGHLARWHGNALALIGNDDAVSNLYDALETADPTFIRASAGLRCDLAQAHVARGEYDQAQEHLRQARLVASRTGSVRHRRRIEQITQQL, encoded by the coding sequence ATGCTCACCGTTGCGTCGACCGCCAGCCTGCGGGTGTACGTCTCGGAGTGGGAGAACGGCCGCCGTCCCATCTCAGCGCGGTACGCGAAGATCCTTCGTGCTCTGCTCGGCGTCACGGACGACGAGCTCACCGGCAGGACAGAGGAGTCATCCGTCGTTCCCACGGCCGACGGATACGACGAGCTCATGGGGCGCATCGATGCGGCCCGCAGCGTCAGCCTGACCATGGTCGATACCTTCATGGATCAAACGGAACTTCTGCGAACCATGGATCGGCAGCTCGGCGCTGCGAGTCTCGTCGATCAGATGTCCGCGCACTTATCGACCCTTGAGGATGCCCTCACGTTCGCGGTACTCCCCGAGACTCGACGACCAGTCGCCCGAGCGCTGGCCGGGGCGGCGACTCTGGCGGCGTGGCAGGCACTCGACGTTGGCGCCGTGGAACGTGCGTGGCGGAACTACGAGCTGGGCAAGAGGGCAGCCCAGGAAGCCGAGGAGCCGATGTACCTGGCGCACGCCACGGCAGAGCAGGCGTACGTACTCTGCGACGCCGGGCGCCCTTCCATGGCGGTCGAGCTGATACGGGACGCTCAGCGGCTCGGAGGCAAGGCCATGTCACCTCGTCTCACCGCCTGGTTGTACGCGGCCGAAGCCGAGATCTGTGCCCGAGCTGGGCTCCATGACGAGTGCCGGCAAGCACTGGAGAAGGCAGCGCGACACCTGCCACCAGGGGAAGAAGTCCGAGACCCGGACATGCTGAGCATCTTCCTGAACGCGGGGCACCTTGCCAGGTGGCACGGCAACGCCCTGGCGCTGATCGGCAACGACGATGCAGTGAGCAACCTGTATGACGCGCTGGAGACAGCCGACCCGACGTTCATTCGAGCGTCAGCCGGGCTGCGCTGCGATCTCGCCCAGGCCCATGTCGCACGGGGCGAGTACGACCAGGCGCAGGAGCACCTGCGGCAGGCCCGCCTTGTGGCGAGCCGGACAGGGTCTGTGCGTCATCGGCGGCGGATCGAGCAGATCACGCAGCAGCTGTAG
- a CDS encoding NUDIX domain-containing protein: MGPKSERVYRAIREWITTGEYPPGAKLPSERTLSEDLSIGRTALRQVLAKLVSEGVVEVHGRSSYRVPDRSAITEAPTDVEPWKIHGERTLYDNRWVKLALVDVEPPGVKRFEHHVVHLHHVAIAAVIDDQDRVLMMWRYRFVPQSFGWELPGGIVDEGEDPLQTAMREFEEETGWRPDSLEHVVTYQPMVGMVDSPHEIYVGKGAKLVGEPTDLEEAGHIAWVPLADIPGLMARGELMGSGTLVALLHVLASRGTGASPTAAA; this comes from the coding sequence ATGGGACCGAAGTCGGAGCGGGTCTACCGCGCGATTCGCGAGTGGATCACGACGGGCGAGTATCCGCCCGGGGCCAAGCTTCCGTCCGAGCGAACCCTGTCCGAAGATCTGAGCATCGGCCGCACCGCGCTGCGACAGGTCTTGGCCAAGCTGGTCTCTGAGGGCGTCGTCGAGGTGCATGGTCGCAGCTCGTACCGCGTGCCTGACCGGTCTGCAATTACTGAGGCTCCGACTGATGTTGAGCCGTGGAAGATCCATGGTGAGCGGACTCTGTACGACAACCGTTGGGTGAAGCTCGCCCTCGTGGATGTCGAGCCGCCCGGCGTGAAGCGATTCGAGCACCACGTCGTGCATCTGCACCACGTGGCCATCGCCGCCGTCATTGATGATCAGGACAGGGTCTTGATGATGTGGCGGTACCGCTTCGTCCCGCAGTCCTTCGGCTGGGAGCTCCCCGGCGGGATCGTCGACGAGGGGGAAGACCCCTTGCAGACGGCCATGCGTGAGTTCGAGGAAGAGACCGGCTGGCGCCCCGACTCCTTGGAACATGTGGTCACCTATCAGCCCATGGTCGGCATGGTCGACTCACCGCACGAGATCTACGTGGGCAAGGGCGCGAAGCTGGTCGGCGAACCGACCGACCTCGAAGAAGCCGGACACATCGCCTGGGTGCCCCTTGCGGACATTCCCGGTTTGATGGCGCGCGGTGAACTCATGGGGTCGGGCACCCTGGTCGCTCTGCTGCACGTGCTTGCCTCTCGGGGCACTGGCGCTTCGCCTACAGCTGCTGCGTGA
- a CDS encoding acyltransferase family protein, translating to MTSSLRPHGDRKSPSPPDQQTRPSPPSRQRDAFFDNAKYLAIVLVGVGHAWGQILDGNRTVETLYRVLYTFHMPAFIIISGYFSRSFDLSPKRVKRLVTGVVVPYVVFEIGYALHRRLSEDPSNDISLLDPTYLLWFLCALFVWRLTTPIWQTVRWPLPISLAIAALASVTPSIGNDLNMQRVLQFLPCFVLGLLLRPEHFQLVRRRSVRILSVPVVAAALVIGWWSVPRMETGWFYRNAAVQATGAPWWSGPVVTLALFGCSLVLTACFFAWVPGRRMWFTALGAGTIYGYLLHGFVVKQGTFSGWFHDPVWDTPLAGLGLTVAAATVITLLCTSPVRRVMRYVVEPRMDWAFKRDPGAAARGRETREGGRDAARDPAAATRDSGEKVSV from the coding sequence ATGACTAGCTCGCTGCGACCGCACGGCGACCGGAAGTCGCCGTCCCCACCGGACCAGCAGACCCGGCCGAGTCCGCCGAGCCGGCAGCGCGACGCGTTCTTCGACAACGCCAAGTACCTGGCGATCGTGCTGGTCGGCGTGGGCCACGCCTGGGGCCAGATCCTGGACGGGAACCGGACCGTGGAGACCCTCTACCGGGTCCTGTACACGTTCCACATGCCGGCGTTCATCATCATCTCCGGCTACTTCTCGCGCAGTTTCGACCTGAGCCCCAAGCGCGTCAAACGGCTGGTCACCGGTGTCGTCGTCCCGTACGTCGTCTTCGAGATCGGCTACGCGCTGCACCGCCGCCTCAGCGAGGACCCGTCTAACGACATCAGCCTGCTGGACCCCACCTACCTGCTGTGGTTCCTGTGCGCGCTGTTCGTCTGGCGGCTGACCACCCCCATCTGGCAGACGGTGCGCTGGCCGCTCCCGATCTCCCTGGCCATCGCCGCCCTGGCGTCCGTGACGCCCTCGATCGGCAACGACCTGAACATGCAGCGCGTGCTGCAGTTCCTGCCGTGCTTCGTGCTGGGCCTGCTGCTGCGCCCGGAGCACTTCCAGCTGGTGCGCCGCCGCTCGGTGCGGATCCTGTCCGTGCCCGTGGTCGCGGCGGCGCTGGTGATCGGCTGGTGGTCGGTCCCGCGCATGGAGACCGGCTGGTTCTACCGCAACGCCGCCGTGCAGGCCACCGGCGCCCCCTGGTGGTCGGGCCCCGTCGTGACGCTCGCCCTCTTCGGCTGCTCGCTGGTGCTGACCGCCTGCTTCTTCGCCTGGGTGCCGGGCCGGCGCATGTGGTTCACGGCGCTCGGCGCGGGCACGATCTACGGCTATCTGCTGCACGGCTTCGTGGTGAAGCAGGGCACCTTCTCGGGCTGGTTCCACGACCCCGTGTGGGACACGCCGCTCGCCGGTCTGGGACTGACCGTCGCCGCGGCCACCGTCATCACCCTGCTGTGCACCAGCCCGGTCCGGCGCGTCATGCGGTACGTGGTGGAGCCGAGGATGGACTGGGCGTTCAAGCGCGATCCGGGCGCGGCGGCCCGCGGCCGTGAGACACGGGAAGGGGGCCGGGACGCGGCCCGCGACCCCGCCGCTGCCACTCGGGACAGTGGCGAGAAGGTCTCCGTCTAG
- a CDS encoding HD domain-containing protein produces MPHDPGPHDSGAPAPSPSPSHSFSLSLSLSLSLAEVEAVARAAHAGQTDKAGRPYAEHLRAVAEGVRRRGGDDEQIAAAWLHDAVEDEALTERWLREAALTRRTRDIVLALTKRPGEPPEAYAARILATPGAPLVKQADLAHNADPARLAVLDEATRTRLAEKYTRMRALLGQS; encoded by the coding sequence ATGCCCCACGACCCCGGCCCCCACGACTCCGGCGCCCCCGCACCGTCCCCCTCCCCCTCCCACTCCTTCTCCCTCTCCCTCTCCCTCTCCCTCTCCCTCGCCGAGGTCGAGGCCGTCGCCCGCGCCGCGCACGCCGGACAGACCGACAAGGCGGGCCGGCCGTACGCCGAACACCTGCGGGCCGTCGCCGAGGGTGTGCGGCGGCGCGGCGGGGACGACGAGCAGATCGCGGCGGCCTGGCTGCACGACGCCGTCGAGGACGAGGCCCTGACCGAGCGGTGGCTGCGCGAGGCGGCGCTGACCCGCCGTACCAGGGACATCGTCCTCGCCCTCACCAAGCGGCCGGGGGAGCCGCCCGAGGCGTACGCGGCGCGGATCCTCGCCACCCCCGGCGCTCCGCTGGTCAAACAGGCGGACCTGGCCCACAACGCGGACCCCGCACGGCTCGCCGTCCTCGACGAGGCCACCCGCACACGACTGGCCGAGAAGTACACGCGGATGCGCGCACTTCTCGGCCAGTCGTGA
- a CDS encoding PP2C family protein-serine/threonine phosphatase has translation MAAGRERRAEAETFTARWKKQWHRVRVGVRRSAVDYFRGDGSDWIALAGLLLTIPVIAATTMANSVWCSPSALVIPIVAGGLLLRPASLLGLYAAAATALIVESVQLGPYTEGPSRVTPGVVLVVAACGFFGLLVAQFRSRVGVPWRRGGTMLFDLRERIRVQSKLPQLPPGWHREMALRPAGGQSFSGDFVVAARTNGGRTLEVVLTDVSGKGMDAASRALLLSGAFGGLLGSLPPHAFLPAANGYLLRQDWDEGFATSIHLVLDLDSGDYELYSAGHPPGLQLSAGTGRWEEKSADGPLLGVYDGAQFDQVKGSLRPGDVLMLFTDGLVETSERDIAEGIDRLTGEADRYVAGGFHGAAWHLIEAVAKDVNDDRALLLICREGPTAHSATLAD, from the coding sequence ATGGCAGCAGGACGAGAGCGGCGCGCGGAAGCCGAGACGTTCACGGCCCGGTGGAAGAAGCAGTGGCACCGGGTCCGCGTCGGCGTGCGCAGATCCGCCGTGGACTACTTCCGCGGCGACGGTTCGGACTGGATCGCGCTCGCCGGACTGCTGCTGACGATCCCCGTCATCGCCGCCACCACGATGGCCAACTCCGTGTGGTGCTCGCCCTCCGCACTGGTCATCCCGATCGTCGCGGGCGGCCTGCTGCTGCGCCCGGCGAGCCTGCTCGGGCTGTACGCGGCGGCGGCCACCGCGCTGATCGTGGAGTCCGTGCAACTGGGCCCGTACACCGAGGGACCCTCCCGGGTCACCCCCGGCGTGGTCCTCGTCGTCGCGGCCTGCGGCTTCTTCGGGCTCCTCGTCGCCCAGTTCCGCAGCAGGGTCGGCGTGCCCTGGCGACGCGGCGGCACCATGCTCTTCGACCTGCGCGAACGCATCCGCGTCCAGAGCAAGCTGCCCCAACTGCCCCCGGGCTGGCACCGGGAGATGGCGCTGCGCCCGGCCGGCGGCCAGTCCTTCTCCGGCGACTTCGTCGTCGCGGCACGCACCAACGGCGGCCGGACGCTGGAGGTCGTCCTCACCGACGTCTCCGGCAAGGGCATGGACGCGGCCTCGCGCGCGCTGCTGCTGTCGGGCGCCTTCGGCGGACTGCTGGGCAGCCTGCCCCCGCACGCCTTCCTGCCGGCCGCCAACGGCTATCTGCTCCGCCAGGACTGGGACGAGGGCTTCGCCACCTCCATCCACCTCGTCCTGGACCTCGACTCCGGCGACTACGAGCTGTACTCCGCTGGACACCCCCCGGGCCTCCAGCTCAGCGCGGGCACCGGCCGCTGGGAGGAGAAGTCGGCCGACGGGCCGCTCCTCGGCGTGTACGACGGCGCGCAGTTCGACCAGGTGAAGGGATCACTGCGCCCCGGCGACGTGTTGATGCTGTTCACGGACGGACTGGTGGAGACCTCCGAACGGGACATCGCCGAGGGCATCGACCGTCTCACCGGCGAGGCCGACCGCTACGTCGCCGGCGGTTTCCACGGTGCCGCCTGGCACCTGATCGAGGCGGTGGCCAAGGACGTCAACGACGACCGGGCGCTGCTGCTGATCTGCCGGGAGGGGCCCACGGCCCACTCCGCGACGCTGGCGGACTGA
- a CDS encoding GNAT family N-acetyltransferase — protein MERSTGDDGGVPTTEPRVLRRDEWDIWYGTLVRAFGGVPEPAEELELFRELTQVDRSLGVWEGDACVGTAGAFAFRMTVPGGAAVPAAGVTMVSVAATHRRRGVLTSMMRRQLDDVRSWGEPLAVLTASEPAIYGRFGYGAATFELGAEIDTSRVRLSVPPGTDDVRLRYAAPADVLDACEAVYARLVPGRPGMLARRPGWERVALLDPESGREGASPLQCVVARRDGEVTGYARFRVRPAWGPEGAGGTVVLDDLAGLDPATGAALWRFLFDIDLTSTLAVRGRPVDEAWQYRVSDVRRCRPGLRDALYVRLVDVGAALAARTYQAPVDVVFEVEDAFCPWNAGRWRLSGDAKGASCERTSDAADLALSVRELGAAYLGGVSLGALGAAGRVREVRAGALAEASVGFGSDIAPWLPHGF, from the coding sequence ATGGAACGGTCCACGGGTGATGACGGCGGCGTACCGACGACGGAGCCGCGGGTACTGCGGCGCGACGAGTGGGACATCTGGTACGGGACGCTGGTCCGTGCCTTCGGCGGGGTGCCGGAACCGGCCGAGGAACTGGAGCTGTTCCGGGAGCTGACGCAGGTCGACCGGTCCCTCGGGGTGTGGGAGGGCGACGCGTGCGTCGGGACGGCGGGCGCGTTCGCCTTCCGGATGACCGTGCCCGGCGGGGCGGCGGTGCCCGCGGCGGGCGTGACGATGGTGAGCGTCGCCGCCACCCACCGCCGCCGGGGCGTACTGACGTCGATGATGCGGCGGCAACTGGACGACGTACGGTCCTGGGGCGAGCCGCTGGCGGTACTGACGGCCTCCGAGCCGGCGATCTACGGCCGGTTCGGGTACGGCGCCGCGACGTTCGAGCTCGGCGCGGAGATCGACACGAGCCGGGTCCGGCTGTCGGTGCCGCCGGGCACGGATGACGTACGGCTGCGGTACGCGGCGCCCGCCGACGTCCTCGACGCGTGCGAGGCGGTGTACGCGCGGCTGGTGCCGGGGCGGCCCGGGATGCTGGCCCGGCGGCCCGGCTGGGAGCGGGTGGCGCTGCTGGACCCGGAGAGCGGGCGGGAGGGCGCCTCTCCCCTGCAGTGCGTGGTCGCCCGGCGCGACGGCGAGGTCACCGGGTACGCGCGGTTCCGGGTGCGGCCGGCCTGGGGGCCCGAGGGGGCCGGGGGCACGGTGGTCCTGGACGACCTGGCCGGGCTCGATCCGGCGACCGGGGCCGCGCTGTGGCGCTTCCTCTTCGACATCGACCTGACCTCCACGCTGGCGGTGCGGGGGCGGCCGGTCGACGAGGCGTGGCAGTACCGGGTCTCGGACGTCCGGCGGTGCCGGCCGGGGCTGCGGGACGCGTTGTACGTACGGCTGGTGGACGTGGGGGCCGCGCTCGCGGCGCGGACCTACCAGGCGCCGGTGGACGTGGTGTTCGAGGTCGAGGACGCCTTCTGCCCCTGGAACGCGGGGCGTTGGCGGCTGAGCGGCGACGCGAAGGGCGCGTCCTGCGAGCGTACGTCCGATGCGGCCGACCTCGCCCTGTCCGTACGGGAGTTGGGGGCGGCGTACCTCGGAGGTGTGAGCCTCGGTGCGCTCGGTGCGGCCGGGCGGGTGCGTGAGGTGCGGGCCGGGGCGCTGGCGGAGGCGTCGGTGGGTTTCGGGTCGGACATCGCGCCGTGGCTGCCGCACGGCTTCTGA
- a CDS encoding Fpg/Nei family DNA glycosylase, whose translation MPEGHTIHRLAQDHTAAFARTAVHVTSPQGKFTDSAALLDGTVLTTADAHGKHLFLGFGTAGDTDQDAAENAGWVHIHLGLFGKVTLGPAPAPPPTDTVRLRLVNDTAYVDLRGPTTCALITAPEKQAIHDRLGPDPLRPDADPEAARRRISRSRTTIAALLMDQKVIAGVGNVYRAEVLFRHGIDPYRPGKDITRAEWDAIWQDLTGLMREGVRNNRIDTVRPEHTPEAMGRPPRVDDHGGEVYVYRRANQPCHLCGGPVRTADLAARNLFWCPACQRR comes from the coding sequence GTGCCAGAGGGGCACACGATCCACCGGCTGGCCCAGGACCACACCGCCGCCTTCGCCCGGACGGCGGTCCACGTCACCAGCCCCCAGGGCAAGTTCACCGACTCCGCCGCCCTCCTCGACGGCACCGTCCTGACCACCGCCGACGCCCACGGCAAACACCTCTTCCTCGGCTTCGGCACGGCAGGGGACACGGACCAGGACGCCGCCGAGAACGCCGGCTGGGTCCACATCCACCTCGGCCTCTTCGGCAAGGTCACGCTCGGCCCCGCCCCCGCGCCCCCGCCCACGGACACCGTCCGCCTGCGCCTCGTGAACGACACGGCGTACGTCGACCTCCGCGGCCCCACCACCTGCGCCCTGATCACGGCCCCGGAGAAGCAGGCGATACACGACCGCCTCGGCCCCGACCCGCTGCGCCCCGACGCCGACCCCGAGGCCGCCCGGCGCCGGATCTCCCGCAGCCGCACCACCATCGCCGCCCTGCTCATGGACCAGAAGGTCATCGCCGGCGTCGGCAACGTCTACCGCGCCGAGGTCCTCTTCCGCCACGGCATCGACCCGTACCGCCCCGGCAAGGACATCACCCGCGCCGAGTGGGACGCGATCTGGCAGGACCTCACCGGCCTCATGCGCGAGGGCGTACGGAACAACCGCATCGACACCGTCCGCCCCGAACACACCCCCGAGGCCATGGGCCGCCCGCCCCGCGTCGACGACCACGGCGGCGAGGTCTACGTCTACCGCCGGGCGAACCAGCCCTGCCACCTCTGCGGCGGCCCGGTCCGCACCGCCGACCTCGCCGCCCGCAACCTCTTCTGGTGCCCCGCCTGCCAGCGGCGCTAG
- a CDS encoding ribose-5-phosphate isomerase: MRVYLGSDHAGFELKNHLVEWLKEAGHEPVDCGPHLYDAQDDYPPFCLRAAERTAADQGALGIVIGGSGNGEQIAANKVKGVRAALAWSEETASLGRRHNDANVVAVGARMHTRDEATKFVETFLATPFSGDERHIRRIDMLTSYETTGDLPPVPAHHPQQ; the protein is encoded by the coding sequence ATGCGCGTGTATCTCGGCTCGGACCATGCGGGCTTCGAACTCAAGAACCACCTCGTCGAGTGGCTCAAGGAAGCGGGCCACGAGCCCGTCGACTGCGGCCCGCACCTCTACGACGCCCAGGACGACTACCCGCCCTTCTGCCTGCGCGCCGCCGAGCGCACGGCCGCGGACCAGGGCGCCCTCGGCATCGTGATCGGCGGCTCCGGCAACGGCGAGCAGATCGCGGCGAACAAGGTCAAGGGCGTGCGCGCGGCGCTGGCCTGGAGCGAGGAGACGGCGTCGCTGGGCCGTCGGCACAACGACGCCAACGTCGTGGCGGTCGGCGCCCGCATGCACACGCGGGACGAGGCGACGAAGTTCGTCGAGACCTTCCTCGCCACCCCGTTCTCCGGCGACGAACGCCACATCCGCCGCATCGACATGCTCACGTCCTACGAGACCACGGGCGACCTCCCCCCGGTCCCGGCCCACCACCCGCAGCAGTAG
- a CDS encoding biotin transporter BioY, with the protein MSTAAVPARSGQVLADLLPSSRVRDAALVAGGAVLTGVAAQIAVPVPGSPVPVTGQTFAALLVGTSLGARRGLLSLALYALVGMAGVPWFAEGGSGTGAPSLGYVFGMLLAVTVVGALARRGADRSMLRTAGTMLLGEAIIYAVGVPYLALAADMSLTAAIAAGLTPFLIGDALKAALAMGVLPTAWKLVDKR; encoded by the coding sequence ATGAGCACCGCTGCCGTCCCCGCCCGATCCGGGCAGGTCCTCGCCGACCTCCTCCCCTCCTCCCGTGTCCGGGACGCCGCCCTCGTCGCCGGCGGTGCCGTGCTCACCGGCGTCGCCGCCCAGATCGCGGTGCCCGTACCCGGCTCCCCGGTGCCGGTGACCGGCCAGACCTTCGCGGCGCTCCTCGTCGGCACCTCGCTCGGCGCCCGCCGCGGCCTCCTCTCCCTCGCGCTGTACGCCCTGGTCGGCATGGCGGGCGTGCCCTGGTTCGCGGAGGGCGGCTCCGGTACCGGCGCCCCGTCCCTCGGCTACGTCTTCGGCATGCTGCTCGCCGTCACGGTGGTGGGCGCCCTGGCCCGCCGCGGCGCCGACCGCTCGATGCTCCGCACGGCCGGCACCATGCTGCTCGGCGAGGCGATCATCTACGCCGTCGGCGTGCCGTACCTGGCCCTCGCCGCCGACATGTCCCTCACCGCCGCGATCGCGGCCGGTCTCACCCCGTTCCTGATCGGCGACGCGCTGAAGGCCGCGCTGGCGATGGGCGTGCTGCCCACCGCGTGGAAGCTGGTCGACAAGCGGTAG